GGGACAAATGTCCGAGCAGCACAAAGTAACGCCCCCGATAGGCTCCCGCGGATTCAATGGCGACCACATCAGCAGGGGTTTCAACAATACACAAGCGTGTCGCATCACGCTCTGAGTCTTGACAGATTTCGCACTCTGACTCTTCCGTCAAAGTACGACAACTGCTACAACGCCCTACTTTGTCCAAAGCATCACGAAGTGCTAGCGCAAGCTTGTCGGCGCCTTGATGATCACGCTCTAAAAGATACAAGGCCATTTTCTGTGCCGAACGCGGGCCGACACCGGGCAAACAGCGCAAGGACTCAATCAATTGTGAAATCAGCGGACTAAACAAGATGTCGGCTCCTAGAAAGGCATTTTGAAACCGGGTGGTAGAGACATACCTGCGGTTGCCGCTTCCATTTTTTCTTTCTGATTTTGCTCTATGTTGCGTACCGCATCGTTGACGGCTGCGGCAATCAGGTCTTCCAACATTTCTTTGTCGTCCTCAAACA
The window above is part of the Marinomonas sp. THO17 genome. Proteins encoded here:
- the recR gene encoding recombination mediator RecR, with the translated sequence MFSPLISQLIESLRCLPGVGPRSAQKMALYLLERDHQGADKLALALRDALDKVGRCSSCRTLTEESECEICQDSERDATRLCIVETPADVVAIESAGAYRGRYFVLLGHLSPIDGIGPEELGLDRLEDLVVKNQVEEAIIATNSTVEGEATCHYIAEKLKALNINVSRIAHGVPMGGELEYVDGNTLALALEGRKTL